Proteins encoded in a region of the Nocardia asteroides genome:
- a CDS encoding transposase: MMPHRSYRRVSPEVRQAAVEQVIALTGKLRSESEACRVVAEQIGVHTNSVRNWVRAAEGPSLERMDATALRRKVALLQQQLAAAAEMNRTLADTLNEARRRT; the protein is encoded by the coding sequence ATGATGCCGCACCGGTCCTACCGCCGCGTCTCACCGGAGGTACGCCAAGCGGCGGTCGAACAGGTCATCGCGCTGACCGGCAAGCTGCGCAGTGAATCGGAGGCCTGCCGCGTGGTCGCCGAACAGATCGGCGTGCACACGAATTCGGTGCGGAATTGGGTGCGCGCGGCCGAGGGGCCGAGTCTGGAGCGGATGGACGCGACGGCGCTGCGGCGCAAAGTCGCACTGCTGCAACAACAATTGGCGGCCGCCGCCGAGATGAACCGCACGTTGGCCGACACCCTCAACGAAGCCCGGCGCCGGACGTGA